The uncultured Desulfobulbus sp. genome window below encodes:
- a CDS encoding amidohydrolase translates to MFNAAIHLRHELHRYPELSSQEVQTAARLVRYFVPLQPESIIEHLGGHGLAVIFSGKAPGPTILFRSELDALPLEETIPAAYQSLHPGISHKCGHDGHSAILAAVGSYLASNPPQRGKVVLLFQPAEETGKGAAAVLDDPQFGSIRPDFVFALHNLPGVPLGEVVIRENSMACASRGMGIVLRGLSAHAAQPETGRSPAQALATILGNITRLPESVDSSEEIAFVTTVGATLGEKAFGIAPHRAEIWATLRSEQDATMHRIVQHVERVVQDAASQSGLEYSITYEDIFAATSNDPAAVDLVMKAHGDNACTRAPQPFRWSEDFGQFTARFPGALFGIGAGLDVSDLHQPDFDFPDALIPLGAQLFIRLSQICLGRAL, encoded by the coding sequence ATGTTTAACGCCGCTATACATCTTCGTCATGAACTGCACCGCTACCCGGAACTCTCCTCTCAGGAAGTACAAACGGCCGCAAGGCTGGTCCGCTATTTTGTTCCCCTGCAACCAGAGAGTATCATTGAACACCTAGGCGGCCATGGTCTCGCCGTGATATTTTCAGGAAAAGCACCCGGGCCGACAATCCTTTTTCGCTCGGAACTTGATGCCCTGCCTCTGGAGGAAACCATACCTGCAGCGTATCAATCTCTCCACCCCGGCATTTCCCATAAGTGCGGTCATGATGGACACTCGGCTATTCTTGCCGCAGTGGGGAGTTACCTCGCGTCCAACCCACCACAAAGAGGCAAGGTCGTGTTGTTGTTTCAGCCGGCGGAAGAGACGGGCAAGGGAGCTGCTGCCGTCCTGGATGATCCTCAATTTGGATCCATCAGACCGGACTTTGTTTTTGCCCTTCACAATCTTCCTGGAGTCCCACTGGGCGAAGTGGTGATTCGTGAAAACAGCATGGCCTGCGCTTCCCGAGGCATGGGGATTGTTCTGCGAGGACTCTCAGCGCACGCTGCCCAACCGGAAACAGGGCGAAGTCCGGCTCAGGCACTGGCGACAATTCTAGGTAACATCACCAGGCTGCCGGAGAGTGTAGACAGCTCCGAGGAGATCGCCTTTGTGACCACAGTGGGAGCGACTCTTGGGGAGAAGGCCTTTGGTATTGCCCCCCATCGGGCCGAGATATGGGCGACCTTGCGCAGCGAACAGGATGCAACCATGCACCGCATCGTTCAACACGTGGAGCGGGTGGTGCAGGATGCGGCCAGCCAATCAGGCCTGGAGTATTCCATAACCTATGAAGATATCTTTGCCGCAACCAGCAACGATCCTGCCGCAGTTGATTTGGTGATGAAGGCACATGGTGACAATGCATGTACACGGGCCCCTCAACCTTTCCGTTGGTCCGAAGACTTTGGGCAGTTCACCGCCCGTTTCCCCGGTGCGCTTTTTGGGATAGGTGCCGGTCTTGATGTTTCGGATTTGCACCAGCCAGATTTTGATTTTCCCGATGCACTGATTCCCCTTGGTGCGCAACTCTTTATTCGTCTGAGCCAGATATGTCTGGGAAGGGCACTGTGA
- a CDS encoding DUF599 domain-containing protein: MVFASWREFTFDWLSLALLITYHGYLYIKVRRKPLQTSIGITNHARHMWVQVVMENRRDVLAVQTMRNQVMAASFMASTAILLSLGALNSAFRSDMFNEISHTLNMYGARTEELWMFKLMLLGILFFLTFFNFTLAIRYYNHASYMINTEATDDTACSIHSVTQTLNRGALHYTFGMRGFYLSAPLALWLFGPAWMLAGFLALIVVLFRLDSEA, translated from the coding sequence ATGGTTTTTGCTTCATGGCGTGAATTTACCTTTGATTGGCTATCCTTGGCCCTGCTTATTACCTATCATGGATACCTCTACATAAAGGTGCGGCGGAAACCGTTGCAAACCTCCATAGGTATAACCAACCATGCCCGGCATATGTGGGTGCAGGTGGTGATGGAAAATAGGCGAGATGTCTTGGCTGTTCAGACCATGCGCAACCAGGTGATGGCGGCATCCTTTATGGCGTCAACCGCAATACTGCTTAGTCTTGGGGCATTGAATTCCGCCTTTCGTTCGGACATGTTCAATGAAATATCCCATACCCTCAATATGTACGGTGCGCGTACAGAAGAGTTATGGATGTTTAAACTGATGCTTCTTGGGATCCTTTTTTTTCTTACTTTTTTCAATTTTACGCTGGCTATTCGCTATTACAACCATGCCTCCTACATGATTAATACCGAGGCAACCGATGATACAGCCTGTTCGATTCATTCTGTCACCCAAACGCTCAACCGTGGTGCGCTTCATTACACCTTTGGAATGCGGGGATTTTATCTCTCCGCACCTTTGGCCCTTTGGCTCTTTGGGCCTGCCTGGATGTTAGCCGGATTCCTCGCCTTGATCGTAGTTCTCTTTCGCCTTGATAGTGAGGCCTGA